One window from the genome of Epinephelus moara isolate mb chromosome 21, YSFRI_EMoa_1.0, whole genome shotgun sequence encodes:
- the napgb gene encoding N-ethylmaleimide-sensitive factor attachment protein, gamma b: protein MAAQKINEAHEHIAKAEKCLKTGLTKWKPDFDSAASEYAKAAVCFKNAKQYDQAKDAYLKEAEYHTENKALFHAAKAIEQAGMMMKEQKKMPEAIQYIEKACMMYMENGTPDTAAMALDRAGKLIEPINLEKAVDLYQKAAGVFENEDRLRQAVELLGKASRLLVRLRRLDEASVALQKEKNMYKEIENFPMCFKKTTAQVLIHLHRGDYVAADKCVRESYSLPGYSGSEDCIAMETLLQGYDEQDEDQVYRVCNSPLLKYMDNDYAKLAISLRVPGGGGKKKKAAAAPQGGASGAPAGADDEDDYEGGLC, encoded by the exons ATGGCTGCTCAGAAGATAAACGAAGCTCACGAACACATAGCTAAAGCTGAGAAATG TTTAAAGACAGGTCTGACAAAGTGGAAGCCTGATTTTGACAGTGCTGCGTCAGAATACGCCAAAGCAG CTGTGTGCTTCAAGAATGCGAAGCAATATGACCAAGCAAAGGATGCTTACCTGAAAGAAGCTGAATACCACACAGAAAACAAGGC GCTTTTTCATGCTGCAAA GGCTATTGAACAGGCAGGTATGATGATGAAG GAACAAAAGAAGATGCCAGAGGCCATCCAGTACATAGAGAAAGCCTGTATGATGTACATGGAGAATGGGACTCCTGATACTGCTGCCATGGCTCTGGACCGGGCTGGAAA ACTGATAGAGCCTATAAACCTAGAGAAAGCTGTGGACCTATATCAGAAGGCAGCTGGCGTGTTTGAG AATGAGGACCGCCTGCGTCAGGCAGTTGAACTGCTGGGAAAAGCCTCCAGACTTCTGGTCAGGTTAAGAAG GTTGGATGAAGCATCAGTCGCTCTGCAGAAAGAGAAGAACATGTACAAAGAGATTGAGAACTTCCCAATGTGCTTCAAG AAAACAACTGCTCAAGTGCTGATTCATCTTCACAGAGGCGACTACGTAGCAGCTGATAAATGCGTCAGAGAAAGTTACAG TCTGCCCGGATACAGTGGAAGCGAAGATTGCATTGCCATGGAGACACTACTGCAGGGCTACGACGAGCAGGACGAGGACCAGGTCTACCGTGTGTGCAACTCACCTTTACTGAAGTACATGGACAATGAC TACGCCAAGCTGGCCATTTCTCTGCGGGTACCTGGAGGAgggggaaagaagaagaaggctgcagctgctccaCAAGGCGGCGCTAGCGGGGCGCCGGCCGGTGCTGATGACGAGGATGATTATGAGGGAGGGCTGTGTTAG